One genomic window of Etheostoma spectabile isolate EspeVRDwgs_2016 chromosome 7, UIUC_Espe_1.0, whole genome shotgun sequence includes the following:
- the LOC116692167 gene encoding E3 ubiquitin-protein ligase Topors → MQTGSCHGLATWDDETPGPSYTTAGVASACPLASEPGDKDQCLIVGYKKPLLSDGTGEEDDCRFVGYKKPLLSNSTGESGDEDQCLIVGYKKPLLSNSTGDEDQCLIVYYKKPLLSNGTGDEDQCLIVDYKKPLLNNITGGSGDEDECLIVGYKKPIAMRTPEFVQLSSDSEEEELPPLASLPTPFLSNENHVSPDVY, encoded by the coding sequence ATGCAGACAGGAAGCTGCCATGGCCTGGCGACGTGGGACGATGAGACCCCCGGCCCGTCCTACACCACCGCTGGTGTTGCGTCGGCGTGCCCACTGGCCAGCGAGCCCGGAGACAAGGACCAGTGTCTGATCGTTGGCTACAAAAAGCCGCTGCTCAGCGACGGCACCGGAGAGGAGGACGACTGTCGGTTCGTTGGCTACAAAAAGCCACTGCTCAGCAACAGCACCGGCGAGAGCGGAGACGAGGACCAGTGTCTTATAGTCGGCTACAAAAAGCCGCTTCTCAGCAACAGCACCGGAGACGAGGACCAGTGTCTTATCGTCTACTACAAAAAGCCGTTGCTCAGCAACGGCACCGGAGACGAGGACCAGTGTCTTATCGTCGACTACAAAAAGCCGTTGCTCAACAACATCACCGGCGGGAGCGGAGACGAGGACGAGTGTCTGATCGTCGGCTACAAGAAGCCGATCGCCATGCGGACGCCAGAATTTGTTCAGCTTTCCTCTGACAGCGAGGAGGAGGAACTTCCTCCGCTCGCCTCCCTTCCCACTCCCTTCCTGTCCAATGAAAACCATGTCTCTCCAGATGTGTATTGA